The Nitrospira sp. genome contains a region encoding:
- a CDS encoding peroxidase → MSTILSQGRSVELDDVQGLVRFGYKHLTEACFLLLRVKDPAAARAWLAQAPLTSAVKADPLPETALHVALTSEGLRALEFAPDLLAEFSAEFVAGMASDAARARRLGDIGANDPSGWQWGAGERVPHVAVFLYARSGRLAAWEQEIEAQCEAGFMRIERLSTSDLHGVEPFGFVDGISQPQIDWERKRPVRDQDQLEYSNVSCLGEFLLGYPNEYGLYTPRPLLTPRRDPDALLPRAEDAPDQADLGRNGCYLVLRQLHQDVQGFWRELDRQAEGNTDVREQLAAAMVGRKKNGEPLIAPSEDSVAGDPPAQQSKLNDFTYGADPRGLRCPLGAHIRRTNPRNADLPGGPGGILSRLWRMLGFNAAALEQDLVASTRFHRLLRRGRTFGAGVTPELSATQSSPCTETGIYFICLVANIKRQFEFVQSAWLIGSKFAGLTGESDPLLGHRLPDPGDSPTDGFSIPQADGPDRRLTGLPQFVTVQGGAYFFLPGIRALRYLAKAR, encoded by the coding sequence ATGAGCACAATCCTGAGTCAGGGGAGGTCTGTGGAACTGGACGACGTTCAGGGCCTGGTGCGGTTCGGGTACAAGCACCTGACGGAAGCGTGTTTTCTCCTACTGCGCGTCAAGGATCCGGCCGCTGCGCGCGCGTGGCTGGCGCAGGCACCGCTAACGAGCGCCGTCAAGGCCGATCCACTGCCCGAGACTGCGCTCCACGTCGCCCTGACGAGCGAGGGACTGCGTGCATTGGAGTTCGCCCCCGATCTGCTCGCGGAGTTTTCAGCTGAATTTGTCGCCGGCATGGCGAGTGATGCCGCACGCGCGCGCCGTCTGGGAGATATCGGCGCCAATGATCCAAGCGGATGGCAATGGGGCGCCGGGGAGCGGGTGCCGCACGTCGCCGTGTTTCTATATGCCCGTTCCGGGCGACTGGCGGCGTGGGAACAGGAGATCGAAGCGCAATGCGAGGCCGGATTCATGCGCATCGAACGCCTGTCGACATCCGATTTACATGGCGTGGAACCGTTTGGATTCGTCGACGGCATCTCGCAACCGCAAATCGATTGGGAGCGCAAGCGCCCGGTGCGCGACCAGGACCAGCTCGAGTACAGCAACGTGAGTTGCCTCGGCGAGTTCCTGCTCGGCTATCCCAACGAATACGGGCTCTACACACCGCGTCCGCTGCTTACTCCACGGCGTGACCCCGATGCTCTCCTGCCGAGAGCCGAAGACGCGCCGGACCAAGCCGACCTCGGACGCAACGGCTGCTATCTCGTGTTGCGTCAACTTCACCAGGACGTGCAAGGCTTCTGGCGCGAACTGGACCGGCAAGCGGAAGGCAATACGGACGTGCGAGAGCAACTCGCCGCCGCGATGGTTGGCCGGAAGAAAAACGGCGAACCTCTGATCGCGCCAAGCGAGGACTCAGTCGCCGGCGACCCTCCCGCGCAGCAATCAAAACTGAACGACTTCACCTACGGAGCTGATCCGCGAGGGCTGCGCTGCCCGTTGGGCGCTCACATTCGCCGGACCAATCCGCGCAATGCGGATTTGCCGGGCGGCCCGGGGGGAATCCTCTCGCGTCTGTGGCGCATGTTGGGATTCAACGCAGCGGCGCTGGAACAGGATTTGGTCGCATCGACACGCTTTCATCGCCTGCTTCGCCGTGGGCGAACATTCGGTGCAGGCGTCACGCCTGAGCTGTCCGCGACGCAATCCTCGCCCTGCACAGAGACCGGGATCTATTTCATCTGCCTTGTGGCCAATATCAAGCGCCAGTTCGAGTTCGTGCAAAGCGCGTGGTTGATCGGGAGCAAGTTTGCCGGGCTCACCGGCGAAAGCGACCCACTGCTCGGCCATCGATTGCCGGACCCCGGAGATTCTCCCACCGACGGCTTCTCGATTCCGCAAGCCGATGGTCCGGATCGACGGCTGACCGGCCTGCCACAGTTCGTC